In Cyclopterus lumpus isolate fCycLum1 chromosome 17, fCycLum1.pri, whole genome shotgun sequence, a genomic segment contains:
- the LOC117746246 gene encoding tripartite motif-containing protein 16-like, with product MGPKRIKLDQETFSCSICLDLLKDAVTIPCGHSYCMSCIKAHWDEEDEKKLHSCPQCAQTFTPRPVLVKNTMLADLVEELKKTGLQAAPADHCYAGPEDVACDVCTGKRLKAFKSCLVCLASYCEKHLQRHYDVPPLKKHKLVEPSNKLQENICSLHDEVMKIFCRTDQQCICYLCLMDEHKDHDTVSAAAERTERQRELEGSRLNIQQRIQDREKDVKLLHQEVEAINLSADKTVEISEKIFTELIRLFEKRSSDVTQQVRSQQRTEVSRVKELQEKLEQEITELKRNDAELQKLSHTEDLNQFLLNYPSLSPLSESTDSSSINIRPLSYFEDVTAAVSEVRDKLLDVLREKWTNVSLTVTEVDVLLSQPEPTTRDGFLKYSRELTLDPNTAHTELLLSDGDRKATLMKEHQSHSSHPERFSECHQVLSRESLTGRCYWEVEWRRGVEVAVAYKDINRKGEWDDSGFGWNDKSWALRCERKYCNFLYNKVQFPVSGRGSYRLGLYLDHNAGILSFYSVSKTMTLLHRVQTTFTQPLYAGLNFFYMSGSTAELCKLK from the coding sequence ATGGGTCCAAAGAGAATTAAACTGGACCAGGAGACCTTTTCTTGTTCCATCTGTCTGGATCTACTGAAGGATGCGGTGACTATTCCCTGTGGACACAGCTACTGCATGAGCTGTATTAAAGCCCActgggatgaagaggatgagaagaaaCTCCACAGCTGCCCTCAGTGTGCACAGACCTTCACACCGAGGCCTGTCCTGGTGAAAAACACCATGTTAGCAGATTtagtggaggagctgaagaagactggactccaagctgctcctgctgatcactgctatgctggacctgaagatgtGGCCTGTGATGTCTGCACTGGGAAGAGACTGAAAGCCTTCAAGTcctgtctggtgtgtctggcttcttactgtgagaaacaccTTCAGCGTCATTATGATGTACCtccattaaagaaacacaagctgGTGGAGCCCTCCAACaagctccaggagaacatctgctctcttcacgatgaggtgatgaagattTTCTGCCGTACTGATCAGCAGTGTATCTGTTATCTGTGCTTAATGGATGAACACAAAGACCACGACAcagtctcagctgcagcagaaaggaccgagaggcagagagagctggaggggagtcgactaaacatccagcagagaatccaggacagagagaaagatgtgaagctgctccatcaggaggtggaggccatcaatctctctgctgataaaacagtGGAGATCAGTGAGAAGATCTTCACTGAGCTGATCCGTCTCTTTGAGAAAAGAAGCTCTGATGTGACGCAGCAGGTCAGAtcccagcagagaactgaagtgagtcgagtcaaagagcttcaggagaagctggagcaggagatcactgagctgaagaggaacgacgctgagctgcagaagctctcacacacagaggatctcaACCAGTTTCTACTCAACTACCCCTCACTGTCACCACTCAGTGAGTCTACAGACTCATCCAGCATCAACATCCGTCCTCTGAGCTACTTTGAGGACGTGACAGCGGCTGTTTCAGAAGTCAGAGATAAACTACTGGACGTCCTTAGAGAGAAATGGACAAACGTCTCACTGACGGTGACTGAAGTGGATGTTTTACTGTCACAACCAGAGCCCACGACCAGAGATGGATTCTTAAAGTATTCACGGGAACTCACactggatccaaacacagcacacacagagctgtTATTATCTGATGGGGACAGAAAAGCTACATTAATGAAAGAACATCAGTCTCATTCTAGTCATCCAGAAAGATTCAGTGAATGTCATCAGGTCCTGAgtagagagagtctgactggacgttgttactgggaggtggagtggagaaGAGGAGTTGAAGTTGCCGTTGCATACAAGGATATCAACAGAAAAGGGGAATGGGACGATTCAGGATTTGGATGGAATGACAAATCTTGGGCATTACGATGTGAAagaaaatattgtaattttttgTACAACAAAGTCCAATTTCCCGTCTCAGGTCGTGGGTCCTACAGATTAGGACTCTACCTGGATCACAATGCAGGtattctgtccttctacagcgtctctaaaaccatgactctcctccacagagtccagaccacattcactcagcctctctatgctggattgaattttttttatatgtctGGATCCACTGCTGAGTTGTGTAAAC